In one Nicotiana sylvestris chromosome 8, ASM39365v2, whole genome shotgun sequence genomic region, the following are encoded:
- the LOC104213610 gene encoding F-box/kelch-repeat protein SKIP25-like, whose product MNNSATIAAAGAAIKRRKNHYHQSLIPGIPDDIAQICLSLVQQPLTLYSVCQSWRRLLYSPSFPPFLSIYSLLKPSQSKEQTNQYEDSVEFANFDPISSKWHLLPPPPLEPPLRLLLRHPSFISRHLPIQSVSVSGKFVLLAATTDHLLPALSRPLVFKPLSRKWTYGPPLATPRRWCAAGASRGVVYVASGIGSHYNQEVARSVEKWDLKSNNSYCYCAHYSCNHNHDKDKGTKSGWKWEKMGGLKDGKFSREAIEAVGWRGKLCMVNVKGNAAKEGIIYDVEKDTWQEMPEGMLVGWRGPAAAMEEEIIYMVDESKGALRKYYPGNDSWMDVLENEMLKGAQHMAAAGGRVCVVRRGGDGIAVVDVVAKPPSLVVVETPLGFQVLDVHILPRMSQLDSESQ is encoded by the coding sequence ATGAACAACTCCGCCACCATCGCCGCCGCCGGAGCTGCCATTAAACGCCGAAAGAATCATTATCATCAGTCCTTGATCCCTGGAATTCCTGATGATATAGCTCAAATTTGCCTCTCTCTTGTACAACAACCTTTGACTCTTTACTCCGTTTGTCAATCTTGGCGCCGGCTCCTTTATTCTCCTTCTTTCCCCCCCTTTTTATCTATCTATTCGTTATTGAAACCTTCGCAATCTAAGGAGCAAACAAATCAATATGAGGATTCTGTTGAATTCGCCAACTTCGATCCGATTTCATCCAAATGGCACTTACTTCCTCCTCCACCGCTTGAACCGCCTCTTCGTCTCCTCCTTCGTCACCCTTCTTTCATCTCCCGTCACCTTCCGATCCAATCGGTGAGCGTTTCTGGCAAATTCGTTCTCCTTGCTGCAACCACTGACCATCTATTGCCGGCCTTATCTCGGCCCCTTGTTTTCAAGCCGCTCAGCCGAAAATGGACTTACGGTCCCCCACTCGCCACACCGCGACGGTGGTGTGCTGCTGGTGCGTCACGCGGCGTTGTTTACGTTGCGAGTGGGATTGGTTCCCACTACAACCAAGAGGTAGCGCGATCGGTTGAGAAGTGGGACCTGAAAAGTAACAACAGCTATTGTTACTGCGCCCACTACAGCTGTAACCACAATCATGATAAAGACAAGGGTACTAAAAGTGGATGGAAATGGGAGAAAATGGGCGGTCTTAAGGATGGGAAGTTTAGTAGGGAAGCGATTGAAGCAGTGGGTTGGAGAGGAAAGCTGTGTATGGTGAACGTGAAAGGCAATGCTGCAAAGGAAGGAATCATCTACGACGTTGAAAAGGACACGTGGCAGGAGATGCCGGAGGGGATGCTAGTGGGTTGGAGAGGTCCGGCGGCGGCGATGGAGGAGGAAATTATTTACATGGTGGATGAATCTAAAGGAGCATTGAGAAAGTATTATCCAGGAAATGACAGTTGGATGGATGTTTTGGAGAATGAGATGCTTAAAGGTGCACAACATATGGCGGCTGCCGGCGGTAGAGTGTGCGTCGTTCGCAGAGGCGGTGATGGTATCGCGGTTGTGGATGTGGTGGCCAAGCCGCCGAGTTTGGTGGTGGTGGAAACTCCGTTGGGGTTTCAGGTTTTGGACGTACATATTTTGCCAAGAATGAGCCAACTGGATTCTGAATCACAATGA